Proteins encoded within one genomic window of Phototrophicus methaneseepsis:
- a CDS encoding ABC transporter substrate-binding protein: MKKYLSLLVVALLLLAVMPASAQDLIFEVGEGDFSWDSYQEFADAYDFSGQEVEIFGPWIGEDQELVESVIAYFEDATGATVNYAGSDSFEQQIIIDVEAGSPPNIAIFPQPGLAANVAADGGLVSLGDETRQWVLDNYAAGQSWVDLGTYANAEGEDDFYGFFYKVDLKSIVWYVPDNFTDAGYEVPETMEDLIALSEQIVADGGTPWCIGLGSGDATGWPATDWVEDLMLRLYPPETYDAWVTNELAFNSPEVVDAIETFGMFSKNDEWVNGGAAAAASTDFRDAPAGLFTVPPQCYLHRQASFITSFFPEDVELGTDVDFFYFPSYAEKDLGNPVLGAGTLWAITEDSDVARGFLEFLKTPISNEIWMAQSGFLSPHTGVNLDTYANDTLRGQGEILLNATTFRFDGSDLMPGAIGAGAFWTAMVDFVSGADAQEVADQVQAAWDAISE; this comes from the coding sequence ATGAAGAAGTATTTGTCACTTCTCGTTGTGGCACTGCTCCTGTTGGCAGTGATGCCAGCAAGTGCACAAGATTTGATTTTCGAAGTCGGCGAAGGCGACTTTAGTTGGGATAGCTACCAAGAATTTGCCGACGCTTACGACTTCAGCGGCCAGGAAGTTGAAATCTTTGGCCCCTGGATCGGTGAAGACCAGGAATTGGTCGAGAGCGTGATCGCTTACTTCGAAGATGCAACCGGCGCAACCGTCAACTACGCGGGTTCCGACAGCTTCGAACAGCAGATTATTATCGATGTTGAAGCCGGTAGCCCGCCCAACATCGCCATCTTCCCGCAGCCAGGTCTGGCAGCAAACGTCGCTGCTGACGGTGGTCTGGTCTCCCTAGGCGATGAAACACGCCAATGGGTCCTGGATAACTATGCTGCTGGTCAGTCCTGGGTTGACCTGGGTACCTACGCCAATGCAGAAGGCGAAGATGACTTCTATGGTTTCTTCTACAAAGTCGACCTGAAGAGCATCGTCTGGTACGTGCCGGATAACTTCACCGATGCTGGTTACGAAGTCCCGGAAACAATGGAAGACCTGATCGCACTGAGCGAACAGATCGTTGCTGACGGTGGCACCCCCTGGTGCATCGGCCTGGGTAGCGGTGACGCCACCGGTTGGCCTGCAACAGACTGGGTCGAAGACCTGATGCTGCGCCTGTATCCCCCGGAAACATACGATGCATGGGTCACCAATGAACTGGCCTTCAACAGCCCAGAAGTTGTTGACGCAATTGAGACCTTCGGCATGTTCTCCAAGAACGACGAATGGGTCAATGGTGGCGCCGCTGCTGCTGCTTCCACCGACTTCCGTGATGCTCCGGCTGGCCTGTTCACAGTCCCGCCACAGTGCTACCTGCACCGTCAGGCGAGCTTCATCACATCCTTCTTCCCTGAAGATGTGGAACTGGGCACGGACGTAGACTTCTTCTACTTCCCGTCATATGCAGAAAAAGACCTGGGTAACCCGGTCCTCGGCGCTGGTACCCTGTGGGCAATCACAGAAGACAGTGACGTTGCACGTGGCTTCCTGGAATTCCTGAAGACCCCGATTTCCAACGAAATCTGGATGGCTCAGAGTGGTTTCCTCAGCCCGCACACTGGTGTGAACTTGGATACCTATGCCAATGACACGCTCCGCGGCCAGGGTGAAATTCTGCTGAACGCAACAACCTTCCGCTTCGACGGCTCCGACCTGATGCCAGGTGCCATTGGCGCTGGTGCATTCTGGACCGCAATGGTGGACTTCGTCAGCGGCGCTGACGCTCAGGAAGTTGCCGACCAGGTCCAGGCAGCATGGGACGCTATTAGCGAATAG
- a CDS encoding carbohydrate ABC transporter permease yields MSTRIPLLNMSIGAFLARVLLLIIVVIWTVPTFGLLISSFRDKDQLAISGWWNALQNVQENQAGRTGVATAQQELDGQFVISGNVFSEGSTQSVASFGGGFVPGEITDYEPGTVVELEDGTTFRLDADGTYEYASTEPFELDRGLRFFYVANIPPYFSLDNYEEVLTSEGFAQSFINTFTVTIPATIIPIVVAAFAAYAFAWMEFPGRRFLFVIVVGLLVVPLQMSLIPLLRFYNTVGATFDFAAKSYPGIWLAHTGFGLPLAVYLLRNYIGGLPRELIESAKIDGASHFQIFTRLVLPLSVPALASFGIFQFLWVWNDLLVALVFLGKQADQIVMTSKLRELLGSRGDNWEVLTSSAFVSILVPLIVFYSLQRYFVRGLLAGSVKGG; encoded by the coding sequence ATGAGTACCAGAATCCCCTTGCTGAACATGTCAATCGGCGCGTTTTTAGCACGTGTCCTGCTGCTCATCATTGTTGTCATCTGGACAGTACCGACCTTCGGCTTGCTGATTAGTTCCTTCCGCGATAAAGATCAACTGGCTATTTCAGGCTGGTGGAATGCCCTACAAAACGTGCAGGAAAACCAGGCAGGTCGTACCGGTGTCGCAACGGCCCAACAAGAATTAGACGGCCAATTTGTCATTAGTGGCAACGTCTTCTCCGAAGGCAGCACGCAGTCTGTTGCGTCCTTCGGCGGTGGTTTTGTACCCGGTGAGATTACAGATTATGAGCCAGGTACCGTCGTTGAGCTAGAAGATGGCACAACGTTCAGGCTGGATGCAGATGGCACTTATGAATATGCCTCAACAGAGCCCTTCGAGCTTGACCGTGGCCTGCGCTTTTTCTATGTCGCCAATATCCCGCCTTACTTCTCGCTGGATAACTACGAAGAAGTGCTGACTTCTGAAGGGTTTGCGCAGTCCTTCATCAACACCTTCACGGTGACGATCCCGGCGACGATCATTCCAATCGTTGTTGCAGCCTTCGCCGCTTATGCCTTTGCATGGATGGAATTCCCTGGGCGTCGATTCCTGTTTGTGATCGTCGTTGGCTTGCTGGTTGTCCCGCTGCAGATGTCGCTGATCCCGCTGCTGCGTTTTTATAACACCGTGGGTGCAACCTTCGATTTCGCTGCGAAGTCTTACCCGGGTATCTGGCTGGCACATACTGGCTTCGGTTTACCGCTGGCTGTCTACCTGCTGCGTAACTATATTGGCGGCTTACCGCGTGAACTCATCGAATCAGCGAAGATTGATGGTGCCTCTCACTTCCAGATCTTTACCCGCCTGGTCTTGCCGTTATCCGTGCCAGCGCTGGCATCTTTCGGCATCTTCCAGTTCTTATGGGTCTGGAATGATCTGCTCGTCGCCCTGGTCTTCCTCGGTAAACAAGCAGACCAGATCGTGATGACGTCCAAGCTGAGGGAACTGCTTGGCTCCAGAGGCGATAACTGGGAAGTATTGACCAGTAGCGCCTTCGTCTCGATCCTCGTACCGTTGATCGTCTTCTACAGCCTACAGCGTTACTTTGTACGCGGTCTGCTGGCTGGTTCGGTCAAGGGTGGCTAA
- a CDS encoding 3-isopropylmalate dehydratase has translation MSTHRVWVYGDHVNTDVIFPGKFTYTLKDPQAMADVALQDLDPTFASEVQEGDVIVAGRNWGCGSSREQAVTALKYNGIRIIIAESFGGLYFRNCINQGVHPIVCPGLVAHLQTGDTIEIDLEENAIIAGNTVYRIPSLSSTVQAILQAGGLVPMLQRRTGRLA, from the coding sequence ATGAGCACCCATCGTGTCTGGGTTTATGGCGATCATGTCAATACAGATGTGATCTTCCCCGGTAAATTCACATATACACTCAAAGACCCGCAAGCAATGGCTGACGTCGCCTTACAAGACCTGGACCCGACCTTTGCGTCAGAGGTCCAGGAAGGTGATGTTATTGTAGCCGGGCGCAATTGGGGGTGTGGCAGCAGCCGCGAACAAGCTGTGACGGCGCTCAAATATAATGGCATCCGCATCATTATCGCGGAGTCTTTTGGCGGCCTGTACTTCCGCAATTGCATCAACCAGGGCGTCCACCCCATTGTCTGCCCTGGGCTGGTAGCACACCTCCAGACAGGGGATACCATCGAGATTGATCTGGAAGAAAACGCCATCATCGCTGGCAATACGGTCTATCGTATCCCCTCACTCTCCTCCACAGTACAGGCAATCCTCCAGGCAGGTGGGCTGGTGCCCATGTTACAGCGCAGGACAGGGCGACTTGCTTAA
- a CDS encoding carbohydrate ABC transporter permease encodes MDLNFENVINAVIAIVIGVGALIIYFFGSNWLLDNIFRDVVREDGHVEKSRESIREAIRPWLFVGPAIILLGLYLVYPAIQTVILSFFDENGNEFVGLRNYQWAINDGEFRQAVTNNILWLVIVPAASTAIGLLVAVLADRVRWGNIAKSLVFTPMAISFVGASVIWKFVYDYRGPNNPQIGVLNGIVQALGGEPQAWITITPFLNSFLLMIILIWIQTGFAMVVLSAALRGVPEETLEAARIDGANEIRIFFNIMVPQIMGTILVVWTTITITVLKVFDIVLAMTNGQWDTEVLANYMYDWMFRGGGDFGRGSAIASVIMIAVIPILIWNVRRFQQEEAMR; translated from the coding sequence ATGGACCTTAATTTTGAGAATGTCATCAATGCGGTGATCGCTATTGTGATCGGCGTTGGGGCATTGATCATCTACTTCTTCGGCTCCAACTGGCTGCTGGATAACATCTTCAGAGATGTTGTCAGAGAAGATGGACATGTCGAAAAGAGTAGAGAAAGCATCCGTGAGGCTATCCGCCCCTGGTTGTTTGTGGGGCCAGCTATCATCTTGCTAGGCCTTTACCTGGTATACCCGGCCATCCAAACAGTGATTCTCAGCTTCTTCGACGAAAACGGCAACGAATTCGTCGGTTTACGCAATTATCAGTGGGCCATCAATGATGGTGAGTTCCGTCAGGCGGTTACCAACAATATTCTCTGGCTCGTTATCGTACCGGCGGCAAGCACCGCAATTGGTCTTTTGGTCGCCGTATTGGCGGATCGCGTCCGGTGGGGCAATATTGCCAAATCGCTCGTCTTCACGCCGATGGCGATCTCCTTCGTGGGTGCCAGCGTGATCTGGAAGTTCGTCTATGATTATCGTGGACCCAACAACCCCCAGATCGGCGTGCTCAACGGTATCGTGCAAGCCCTGGGTGGCGAGCCACAAGCCTGGATCACGATCACGCCATTTCTTAACAGCTTCTTGTTGATGATCATCCTCATCTGGATTCAAACCGGTTTTGCGATGGTCGTCCTTTCCGCAGCGTTACGTGGCGTCCCTGAAGAGACACTTGAAGCAGCACGTATTGACGGCGCAAATGAAATCCGTATTTTCTTCAACATCATGGTGCCACAAATCATGGGTACCATCCTCGTTGTGTGGACAACCATCACCATTACAGTGCTTAAAGTCTTCGACATTGTGCTGGCTATGACGAACGGCCAATGGGATACAGAAGTACTGGCAAACTATATGTATGACTGGATGTTCCGAGGTGGTGGTGATTTCGGACGTGGTAGCGCGATTGCATCCGTCATTATGATTGCGGTCATTCCAATTCTTATCTGGAATGTTCGTCGCTTCCAACAAGAGGAGGCTATGCGATGA
- a CDS encoding Gfo/Idh/MocA family protein produces MAEGGGFTTQAAGASDHEAVELGIGMLGYAFMGKAHSNAFLTIPHMMYPPAAIPKLVGIAGRNETSVKEAAKRFGYQNAYTDWRDMLANDAVQVFDNGGPNNVHAEPSIAAAEAGKHVFCEKPLGRTAEESLKMLEAVEKAGVKHMVAFNYRFVPAIVQARRLIETGALGRIFHYRAIYLQEWIIDPKFPMIWRLDKDQAGSGALGDLGAHVIDLARYLIGEPTRVMGMTKTFVPERPTGDGTGTAKVTVDDAFISLMEFENGAIGTIEASRFAQGRKNHQVLEINGEKGSIKFNLERMNELEVFWVDDKPNTTQGFHNVLISEPYHPYWEHWWPQGHMIGWEHTFVHEFDHFFRAIVNDEPVDPYGATFLDGYRNAVICDAILESASSGKAVDIKYAK; encoded by the coding sequence ATGGCTGAAGGTGGTGGTTTCACGACACAAGCAGCAGGCGCTAGCGATCACGAGGCAGTGGAATTAGGCATTGGCATGTTGGGCTATGCCTTTATGGGTAAAGCACACTCCAACGCCTTCCTCACTATCCCACATATGATGTACCCGCCCGCTGCTATCCCTAAGCTGGTTGGCATTGCAGGGCGCAACGAAACATCCGTAAAAGAAGCAGCAAAACGCTTTGGCTATCAGAATGCTTACACGGATTGGCGCGATATGCTGGCGAATGATGCCGTGCAGGTCTTCGATAACGGTGGCCCTAATAATGTCCATGCAGAGCCGAGCATCGCCGCCGCGGAAGCAGGTAAGCACGTCTTTTGTGAAAAGCCCCTGGGGCGCACCGCAGAAGAATCCTTAAAAATGCTGGAAGCCGTCGAAAAAGCGGGCGTCAAGCATATGGTCGCTTTCAACTATCGCTTCGTCCCGGCGATTGTACAGGCACGCCGCCTCATCGAAACGGGCGCACTCGGGCGCATCTTCCACTATCGTGCGATCTATCTGCAAGAATGGATTATCGACCCGAAATTCCCTATGATCTGGCGGCTGGATAAAGACCAGGCAGGCAGTGGCGCGCTCGGTGATCTCGGCGCACACGTCATTGACCTGGCACGCTATCTTATTGGTGAGCCAACCCGTGTCATGGGTATGACCAAGACCTTCGTGCCGGAGCGCCCCACTGGCGATGGCACAGGCACAGCCAAAGTGACAGTTGATGATGCGTTCATTTCCCTGATGGAATTTGAAAATGGGGCCATCGGGACGATCGAGGCCAGCCGCTTTGCTCAGGGCCGCAAGAACCACCAGGTCCTGGAGATTAACGGCGAAAAAGGCTCAATCAAGTTCAACCTGGAGCGCATGAATGAGCTGGAAGTCTTCTGGGTAGATGACAAACCCAACACCACGCAGGGCTTCCACAATGTATTAATCTCAGAGCCGTATCATCCCTATTGGGAGCACTGGTGGCCGCAAGGGCACATGATCGGATGGGAGCACACCTTTGTGCATGAGTTCGATCACTTCTTCCGCGCCATCGTCAATGACGAACCCGTTGATCCGTATGGCGCGACCTTCCTGGATGGCTACCGCAACGCGGTCATTTGCGATGCAATCCTGGAATCCGCCAGCAGCGGCAAAGCCGTTGATATCAAATACGCGAAGTAA
- a CDS encoding alpha-glucosidase/alpha-galactosidase — protein MAKITFIGAGSTVFAKNLMGDILSYPELADSHFALMDIDPERLKTSEIVAHKVAQAVGASPTITATTDRREALADADYVICMIQVGGYKPSTWIDFEIPKKYGLRQTIADTLGIGGIMRALRTIPVLVSICKDMEEVCPEALFINYVNPMVMNQWALSRATTIKTVGLCHSVPHTAGELAKDIGVPLEDINYKVAGINHMAFYLNFENKKTGEDLYPLIQKVVDEGRVPETNRVRYEMFQRLGYFVTESSEHFSEYVPWFIKHDREELIDQFNIPLDEYIRRCENQLAKWHSLRQELEDPDATLEVKRSVEYGSLIIHSMETGTERVIYGNVPNTGIITNLPEGCCVEVPCLVDSNGIQPTFIGDIPPQLAALMQTNINVQSLTVEAAITGKREHIYHAAMLDPHTAAELTLDQIWALVDDLIEAHGDYLPEFQDKSAKLEAV, from the coding sequence ATGGCTAAGATTACGTTTATCGGTGCGGGCAGCACTGTTTTTGCTAAGAACTTGATGGGGGACATTCTGTCCTATCCTGAACTGGCGGATTCTCACTTTGCGTTGATGGATATCGACCCGGAACGTCTGAAGACCTCTGAAATTGTGGCCCATAAAGTGGCGCAGGCTGTAGGGGCTTCACCAACGATCACCGCGACAACAGATCGGCGGGAAGCGCTCGCTGATGCGGATTACGTCATCTGCATGATTCAGGTGGGTGGGTACAAGCCTTCAACCTGGATTGACTTTGAAATTCCGAAGAAGTACGGCTTACGCCAGACGATTGCCGACACACTGGGTATTGGCGGTATCATGCGCGCGCTGCGCACCATTCCCGTGCTGGTTAGCATCTGCAAAGATATGGAAGAAGTTTGCCCGGAAGCGCTGTTCATCAATTATGTGAACCCGATGGTGATGAATCAATGGGCACTCAGCCGTGCGACAACGATCAAGACAGTGGGCTTGTGCCACAGTGTGCCGCATACCGCTGGCGAATTGGCGAAAGATATTGGTGTCCCGCTTGAAGATATTAACTACAAAGTGGCTGGCATCAACCATATGGCCTTCTACCTCAATTTTGAGAACAAGAAGACCGGTGAAGACCTGTACCCGCTGATCCAGAAAGTTGTGGATGAAGGGCGTGTCCCGGAGACCAACCGCGTCCGTTATGAGATGTTCCAGCGCCTGGGCTACTTCGTGACGGAATCCAGCGAGCACTTCAGCGAGTATGTGCCGTGGTTCATCAAGCATGACCGCGAAGAACTCATTGACCAGTTTAATATTCCGCTGGATGAATACATCCGCCGCTGCGAAAATCAACTGGCTAAATGGCACTCTCTGCGTCAGGAATTGGAAGACCCGGATGCCACGCTGGAAGTCAAGCGCAGTGTTGAATATGGCTCGCTGATTATCCACAGTATGGAAACCGGCACTGAACGCGTCATTTATGGCAATGTGCCCAATACAGGCATCATCACCAATTTGCCAGAAGGCTGCTGTGTTGAGGTGCCCTGCCTCGTGGATAGCAATGGCATTCAGCCGACATTCATCGGTGATATTCCGCCTCAGCTTGCGGCCTTGATGCAGACGAACATCAACGTGCAATCATTGACTGTTGAAGCAGCCATCACTGGCAAGCGCGAACATATCTACCATGCTGCTATGCTGGACCCGCACACCGCGGCTGAACTGACCCTAGACCAGATCTGGGCGCTGGTTGATGACCTCATCGAAGCTCATGGCGATTACTTGCCTGAATTCCAGGATAAATCCGCTAAGCTGGAAGCCGTCTAA
- a CDS encoding alpha/beta hydrolase family protein: MKSRMLFISGLLLVLLGSLLAWNANTDGGTIEIKDVRFMGTNGTQMSALLYIPPNATAETPAPAILAIHGYINSRETQAGYAIEFARRGYVVLALDQTGHGYSDPPAFGNGFGGPDGLAYLRTLDIVDTDNIGLEGHSMGGWASVIAAGVYPDDYKAIMLQGSSTGTFGAPDGTAEFPRNLGVVFSTWDEFSELMWNSPTGTGVTETEKLQTAFGTDEEVVVGQMYGSIEDGTARQLYQPTTTHPGDHLNSEAIGDAVEWMSMTLEGGNGLDPSNQIWQMNEIGRLIALVGMVLAMLGFGRMLLSTPYFIDLVRPIPAAKTMTGPAKWVGYLLTIFIPIVTYFWLQNLPTQLGMSASAFFPQNITTGIMFWAVGNGIISLILFLLWHFTSNRSSNATIENYALGGGISVIFKSFVLALSIFAFGYFLLVLAGMIFTVDFRFWVVAIKQMSGLQFRIFLQYLPFFTFFFLVLGLALHGQLRPTRSDGSPVGLGYEMLAYVGLLVLGFFVLLAVQYIPLMTGSPLPFGESLLTVVAFQFIPLLTIVGAFMAWFFRKTGTLYTGAFLSAMFITWVIVAGQATHFAF, encoded by the coding sequence ATGAAATCCCGAATGTTATTTATCTCAGGCTTACTCCTGGTCCTGCTCGGCAGTTTGCTGGCCTGGAACGCCAACACCGATGGCGGCACCATCGAAATCAAAGATGTGCGCTTTATGGGTACAAACGGCACCCAGATGAGCGCCCTACTCTACATTCCCCCCAATGCCACCGCAGAGACACCTGCACCAGCCATCCTGGCAATCCATGGTTACATCAACTCCCGCGAGACACAGGCAGGTTATGCCATCGAATTCGCACGGCGTGGTTATGTCGTTCTCGCTTTAGATCAAACCGGCCACGGCTATTCTGATCCGCCTGCATTTGGCAACGGGTTCGGTGGGCCAGATGGGCTTGCCTATCTGCGCACACTCGATATTGTCGATACGGATAATATCGGCCTCGAAGGGCACTCTATGGGCGGTTGGGCCTCTGTCATCGCTGCCGGGGTCTACCCGGATGATTACAAGGCCATCATGCTACAAGGCTCATCAACGGGCACATTTGGCGCGCCAGATGGCACCGCTGAATTCCCCCGGAACCTTGGCGTTGTCTTCAGCACATGGGATGAATTCTCCGAATTGATGTGGAACTCCCCCACGGGCACAGGCGTCACCGAGACTGAAAAATTACAAACAGCCTTCGGCACGGATGAAGAAGTCGTCGTTGGGCAGATGTACGGGTCCATTGAAGACGGCACAGCTCGTCAGCTTTATCAGCCGACCACAACCCATCCTGGCGATCATCTCAATAGCGAAGCCATTGGCGATGCGGTTGAATGGATGAGCATGACCCTGGAAGGCGGCAATGGCCTTGATCCAAGCAACCAGATCTGGCAAATGAACGAAATTGGTCGCCTCATTGCCCTAGTCGGTATGGTATTGGCCATGCTTGGCTTTGGCCGGATGCTGCTCTCTACACCGTACTTCATCGACCTCGTTCGTCCGATCCCAGCCGCAAAAACCATGACAGGGCCCGCCAAATGGGTTGGCTATCTGCTGACTATCTTCATCCCCATTGTGACGTATTTCTGGCTGCAAAATCTACCGACACAGCTTGGGATGAGCGCCAGCGCCTTCTTCCCGCAGAATATCACAACGGGTATTATGTTCTGGGCAGTCGGTAACGGCATTATCTCGCTCATCCTGTTCCTGCTCTGGCACTTCACCTCAAACCGCAGCAGCAACGCCACGATTGAAAATTATGCTCTCGGTGGTGGGATTAGCGTGATCTTTAAATCGTTCGTACTCGCCCTTTCTATCTTCGCCTTTGGGTACTTCCTGCTAGTACTGGCGGGGATGATCTTCACCGTTGACTTCCGCTTCTGGGTCGTCGCCATAAAGCAAATGAGCGGCTTGCAGTTCCGTATCTTCTTGCAGTACCTGCCCTTCTTCACCTTCTTCTTCCTGGTATTGGGGCTGGCATTGCATGGGCAACTGCGCCCGACGCGCAGCGACGGTAGCCCTGTCGGCCTGGGTTATGAAATGCTGGCCTATGTGGGTTTGCTGGTGCTGGGCTTCTTCGTCCTGCTGGCTGTACAGTACATCCCGCTGATGACTGGCAGCCCACTGCCATTCGGAGAATCCCTCCTGACCGTCGTCGCATTCCAGTTCATCCCACTGCTGACAATTGTCGGTGCGTTTATGGCATGGTTCTTCCGTAAGACAGGCACACTGTATACGGGGGCCTTCCTCAGTGCTATGTTCATTACGTGGGTCATCGTAGCAGGCCAGGCAACACACTTCGCCTTCTAA
- a CDS encoding sugar phosphate isomerase/epimerase family protein, protein MARPVTLFTGQWADLPLETLAEKAASFGYDGLELACWGDHFEVDKALSQDGYIQSRHDILEKNGLKCYAISNHLVGQCVADAIIDERHKDLLSKRLWGDGDPEGVRQRAAEEIKNTARAAKEMGVEVVPGFTGSPVWHLLYRFPPTTDEMVDAGYREFADRWNPILDVFDEVGVKFALEAHPAEIAYDIYTAQKTLEALDYRPAFGFNFDPSHFIHQLFDPVAFINEFADRIYHVHVKDSKVRLNGHSSILGSHLNFGDYRRGWDFVSPGHGDLDMDALVRALNRINYTGPLSVEWEDSGMDREFGATEAAAFVKKNDFTASTTAFDSAFASDD, encoded by the coding sequence ATGGCAAGACCCGTCACATTATTCACAGGCCAATGGGCCGACCTACCCCTGGAAACATTGGCAGAAAAAGCCGCCAGCTTCGGCTATGATGGGCTGGAATTGGCTTGCTGGGGCGATCATTTTGAAGTTGACAAAGCCCTCTCACAGGATGGCTATATTCAGTCCCGGCACGACATTCTAGAAAAGAATGGCCTCAAGTGCTATGCCATCAGCAACCATCTCGTCGGCCAATGCGTGGCCGATGCCATCATTGATGAACGCCATAAAGATCTGCTCTCAAAACGCCTCTGGGGCGATGGTGACCCAGAAGGGGTTCGTCAGCGGGCCGCGGAAGAAATTAAAAATACGGCACGTGCCGCTAAAGAAATGGGCGTCGAAGTCGTCCCTGGCTTTACAGGCAGCCCGGTCTGGCACCTGCTCTATCGCTTCCCACCGACGACAGATGAAATGGTCGATGCAGGCTACCGCGAATTTGCAGACCGCTGGAATCCGATTCTAGATGTGTTTGATGAAGTCGGCGTCAAGTTCGCCCTGGAGGCACACCCGGCTGAAATCGCCTATGACATTTATACAGCCCAGAAGACGCTCGAAGCGCTCGATTATCGCCCTGCTTTTGGCTTTAACTTCGACCCTAGCCACTTTATCCACCAACTGTTTGACCCAGTAGCATTCATCAATGAATTTGCAGATCGTATCTATCATGTGCATGTTAAGGACAGCAAAGTCCGGTTGAACGGACACAGCAGCATCTTAGGCTCTCACCTCAACTTCGGCGATTACCGCCGTGGCTGGGATTTCGTCTCGCCTGGGCATGGGGACCTGGATATGGATGCATTGGTACGTGCCCTGAACCGGATCAATTACACTGGCCCGCTCTCCGTAGAATGGGAAGACAGCGGTATGGACCGTGAATTTGGCGCGACAGAAGCAGCAGCGTTCGTCAAGAAGAACGACTTCACCGCATCAACGACGGCGTTCGACAGCGCCTTCGCTTCAGACGACTAG
- a CDS encoding 3-isopropylmalate dehydratase large subunit has translation MSGLTFVEKALARAAGVAEAHAGDVLDVTPDLIFSHDNSAAIRRIFLETGFERIARPDRIAITLDHAAPAPTTQHAQNHAEIRAWVREQSIAHFFEVGRGICHQVISEEALILPGEVILGADSHSTHFGWLGAFGMGVGRTEMAALWATGQLWLQVPESMRITLTGQFQPGVTTKDLALYILGRWGADGGQYRALEFTGDAIRTLSLDQRASLPNMMAEFGAMSAYMHPDQAIFDYLASNQQRDYTPLYPDDDAIYSDDHTIDLSSLEPQIALPHNPDNVVTLSEVLGRPVQQAFIGTCTNGRYEDLAAAAEVLRGQHVVVRTIIIPASRDVLLRATETGVLQTLIEAGATINTPGCGPCMGNHLGIPAPEEATISTGNRNFRGRMGTRESDIYLANPAVVAASAITGQITAPQTILNNNANLQGASL, from the coding sequence ATGAGTGGCCTTACCTTTGTCGAAAAAGCGCTAGCACGTGCTGCTGGCGTCGCAGAAGCCCACGCGGGCGATGTGCTGGACGTCACGCCGGATCTCATCTTCAGCCATGATAACAGCGCGGCAATCCGGCGCATATTCCTTGAAACAGGCTTTGAACGGATTGCACGGCCAGACCGCATTGCGATCACACTCGACCACGCGGCCCCGGCCCCAACCACACAGCACGCTCAGAACCATGCGGAAATCCGCGCCTGGGTACGGGAACAGAGCATCGCTCATTTCTTTGAAGTTGGGCGTGGCATCTGCCATCAGGTCATCAGTGAAGAAGCTTTAATCCTACCGGGCGAAGTGATCCTCGGTGCGGATAGCCACAGCACACATTTTGGCTGGTTAGGGGCCTTCGGCATGGGGGTTGGTCGTACAGAAATGGCCGCCCTATGGGCGACAGGCCAGCTCTGGCTGCAAGTGCCGGAATCCATGCGCATCACTTTGACGGGTCAATTCCAACCAGGCGTGACCACCAAAGACCTGGCCCTCTACATCCTGGGACGCTGGGGCGCTGACGGAGGCCAATACCGCGCCCTTGAATTTACAGGCGACGCGATCCGCACCCTATCGCTGGATCAACGTGCATCGCTGCCAAATATGATGGCTGAATTCGGTGCTATGAGCGCTTATATGCACCCGGACCAAGCCATCTTCGATTATCTCGCATCCAACCAGCAGCGCGATTATACGCCCCTCTATCCAGATGACGATGCCATTTACAGTGATGACCACACCATAGATCTCTCATCACTGGAGCCACAAATTGCCCTGCCACATAACCCTGATAACGTCGTAACGCTCTCAGAAGTCTTGGGGCGTCCGGTACAGCAGGCATTCATCGGCACCTGCACCAATGGCCGCTATGAAGACCTCGCTGCGGCGGCAGAAGTCCTGCGCGGTCAGCACGTCGTCGTACGGACCATCATCATACCTGCCAGCCGCGACGTGCTCTTGCGCGCCACAGAAACAGGCGTCCTGCAAACACTTATCGAAGCAGGAGCCACCATCAACACACCGGGGTGCGGCCCCTGTATGGGCAATCATCTGGGCATCCCAGCACCAGAAGAGGCCACCATCAGCACAGGTAACCGCAACTTCCGGGGGCGCATGGGCACGCGCGAATCCGATATTTACCTGGCGAATCCAGCCGTTGTAGCCGCCAGTGCCATCACCGGGCAGATTACTGCACCACAAACAATCCTGAACAACAATGCCAATCTGCAAGGAGCCAGCTTATGA